The Pseudomonas cucumis sequence GCGTGGGAACGATCAGTCATCGGTGGAGGACGTACTGCCCGGTAAACTTCACCGCATCCTCTTCACTCCCGGTATTCACGATCCGCGAATGCAGCGTCAACCGCGCCCGCCCATACCGCTCATACATTGCCAGAAACTTCTTCCATACCGCCGCACTCGGTGCCTGGCAAATCGCTGTTGCGTCCATGGTGACCGGCAGCGGGTAACTGATCTGCCCTTCCTGAATCACGATGTGACCGTCTTCAATGCCTTCTTCGTGTAAACGCAAATGCAACCAGCCCCAGCCGGCCAGCACGGCGCCGCAATACAGGCTGCCGCCGAACATGGTGCTCTTGTGATTGACGTTGGCCTCCAGCGGCAGGTGCATGCGCAGTTGTTGGTCGTGCCAGTCGAGCACTTTGAGGCCCATCTTCCGCGTGAGGGGGATGTCGTGGTGGAGGATCGATTCCAGGTGACGACAGTCGCGGTTCATTCAAAAGCCTCTTGTTTGAAGATGATGAGTTGACGGTAGCTCAATCGATATCGTCAGTGGGGTTGCCGGCACCGCCGTCGGCGAAGTTCAGACCATGCTTGCGCAGTTTGTCATGCAAGGTTTTGCGTGGAATGCCGAGCGCTTCGGCGAGGCTGCGCACGGAGCTGTGCGAGCGCGCCAGTTCGGCGGCAATCAGGCTCTTCTCGAAGTTCTCCACTTGCTCGCTCAGACCGCCGTTGACCACTTCAATCGTACTGCCTACGCCGCCATTCGGCGCGCTATTGTCCAGCGCCAGTTCCAGGCCTAGGGCAAAGCGTTCGGCGGCGTTCTGCAGTTCGCGCACATTGCCAGGCCAGGTATGGCGTAACAGCAACGCCCGGTGCCCCGGTTGCAATTCGTGGGGCGGCAAACCGTGGCGCGCGCTGGCTTCGTCGGCGAAATGCTGGAACAGCATCAGCGCATCTTCGCCCCGCTCGCGCAGCGGCGGAATGCGCAGCGGCGCGACGTTCAGGCGGTAATACAAGTCGGCACGGAAACGGCCTTGATCAGCGGATTGACGCAGG is a genomic window containing:
- a CDS encoding thioesterase domain-containing protein; this encodes MNRDCRHLESILHHDIPLTRKMGLKVLDWHDQQLRMHLPLEANVNHKSTMFGGSLYCGAVLAGWGWLHLRLHEEGIEDGHIVIQEGQISYPLPVTMDATAICQAPSAAVWKKFLAMYERYGRARLTLHSRIVNTGSEEDAVKFTGQYVLHR